From one Trueperella pyogenes genomic stretch:
- the rpsD gene encoding 30S ribosomal protein S4 yields the protein MATNRSRKLVRQSRALGIALTPKAERLMQRRPYRPGEHGRGRVKESDYSIRLKEKQRLRAQYGIREAQLRKIWDEARRMEGMAGENLVELLEMRLDALVLRAGFARTIAQARQVVVHRHVLVDGKLVDRPSFRVKPGQVLQIKPRSQASAQFMVAAQGQHADVLPAVPEYLNVELTKLRAELVRRPKRAEVPVTCDVQLVVEHYSR from the coding sequence ATGGCTACTAACCGTTCCCGTAAGTTGGTGCGTCAGTCGCGCGCCCTCGGTATCGCTTTGACCCCCAAGGCAGAGCGTCTCATGCAGCGCCGTCCGTACCGTCCCGGTGAGCACGGCCGCGGTCGCGTCAAGGAATCCGACTACTCGATTCGTCTGAAGGAGAAGCAGCGTCTGCGCGCCCAGTACGGCATTCGTGAGGCTCAGCTGCGCAAGATCTGGGACGAGGCCCGCAGGATGGAAGGCATGGCGGGTGAGAACCTCGTCGAGCTGCTTGAGATGCGTCTTGACGCCCTCGTTCTTCGCGCCGGTTTTGCCCGCACGATCGCCCAGGCTCGCCAGGTTGTCGTTCACCGTCACGTCCTCGTCGACGGCAAGCTTGTAGACCGTCCGTCTTTCCGCGTCAAGCCCGGCCAGGTTCTCCAGATCAAGCCGCGTTCGCAGGCCTCTGCCCAGTTCATGGTGGCAGCTCAGGGCCAGCATGCCGACGTTCTTCCGGCCGTCCCCGAGTACCTCAACGTCGAGCTCACCAAGCTTCGCGCCGAGCTCGTGCGTCGTCCGAAGCGCGCTGAAGTCCCGGTCACCTGTGATGTCCAGCTCGTTGTCGAGCACTACTCACGATAA
- a CDS encoding DUF948 domain-containing protein, with translation MADISLGQIAALLAALGFLVLVYFSIKPLRKVSDVLDRLTESLRELTEHTLPAIDEAAQTVAEANLQVKKLDAITEAAARASEDISAMTTLVTSTVGAPFLAARRGAEKVRETFSSKKN, from the coding sequence ATGGCAGACATTTCTCTTGGGCAGATCGCAGCGCTACTAGCGGCGCTCGGATTTCTCGTGCTTGTGTATTTCTCGATTAAGCCGCTGCGGAAGGTCTCCGATGTCCTCGACCGGCTCACTGAATCCTTGCGTGAGCTCACGGAGCATACTCTTCCCGCTATCGACGAAGCGGCACAAACGGTTGCTGAGGCGAATCTACAGGTCAAGAAGCTGGATGCGATCACCGAGGCGGCTGCGCGAGCTAGCGAGGACATCTCTGCGATGACCACCCTCGTAACCTCGACGGTCGGTGCTCCCTTCCTCGCTGCCCGAAGGGGTGCTGAGAAGGTTCGTGAAACCTTCAGCTCCAAAAAGAATTAG
- a CDS encoding replication-associated recombination protein A: MDLFDAQGLTETGTPADLSAPLAVRMRPRSIDEVVGQGHLLGKGQPLRRLIEPSRGGAPSSVFLWGPPGIGKTTLAYLVAGQANRRFVEISAVSSGVKELRAVIAEARDYLVTDGAETVLFIDEVHRFSKTQQDALLPAVENGWVILIAATTENPSFSVISPLLSRSLLLTLHPLSEADIAGLLRRALTDERGYGGKVKADEDAVAEIVRLAGNDGRRSLTILEAAVTGDHLTLADVEAAVDVYAVRYDRDGDQHYDVISAFIKSIRGSDVDAAMHYLARMLEAGEDPRFVARRLMISAAEDVGMADPSALQTATAAAQSVALVGMPEARIILAEAVVHLATAPKSNRAYLAINKAIADVRAGKIGSVPVHLRDQSVKASRIAAESTGKNAPYIYPHDDPAGVVHQQYLPDELRDTVYYEPLDRGYEANITSRMARLKAILRGK, encoded by the coding sequence ATGGATCTCTTCGACGCTCAAGGACTGACCGAGACCGGCACGCCCGCGGATTTGTCCGCGCCGCTTGCCGTGCGGATGCGCCCACGGTCAATCGACGAGGTAGTGGGTCAGGGCCATCTCCTCGGCAAGGGACAACCTTTGCGTCGTTTGATCGAACCCAGCCGCGGCGGGGCGCCGTCGTCGGTATTCCTGTGGGGTCCGCCCGGCATCGGCAAGACGACGCTCGCCTACCTCGTAGCCGGTCAGGCAAATCGCCGCTTCGTGGAGATTTCTGCGGTGTCTTCCGGGGTCAAGGAACTGCGCGCCGTCATCGCCGAGGCTCGCGACTACCTCGTCACCGACGGCGCCGAGACCGTCCTCTTTATCGACGAAGTTCACCGCTTCTCGAAAACCCAACAGGACGCGCTACTGCCCGCTGTCGAAAACGGCTGGGTCATCCTCATCGCCGCGACAACCGAGAACCCCTCTTTTTCGGTCATCTCCCCACTACTCTCGCGTTCCCTTTTGCTCACCTTGCACCCATTGTCCGAAGCCGACATCGCAGGACTTCTCCGGCGCGCGCTCACCGACGAGCGAGGCTACGGCGGCAAGGTTAAGGCCGATGAGGACGCCGTAGCTGAGATCGTCCGACTTGCCGGCAACGACGGGCGCAGGTCGCTGACTATCCTCGAAGCTGCGGTCACGGGAGACCACCTCACCCTTGCCGACGTCGAAGCAGCTGTTGACGTCTATGCCGTACGCTACGACCGGGACGGCGACCAGCACTACGACGTAATCTCGGCCTTTATCAAATCCATTCGTGGATCCGACGTCGACGCCGCAATGCACTACCTGGCCCGCATGCTCGAAGCGGGGGAGGACCCGCGCTTCGTAGCCCGCCGACTCATGATTTCAGCTGCCGAGGACGTGGGGATGGCGGATCCATCTGCGTTGCAGACGGCGACCGCCGCTGCGCAATCGGTGGCACTTGTTGGGATGCCGGAAGCGCGGATCATCCTAGCCGAGGCGGTGGTTCATCTTGCCACCGCGCCGAAATCAAACCGAGCCTACCTCGCCATCAATAAGGCGATTGCTGACGTGCGTGCCGGAAAGATCGGCTCGGTTCCCGTTCATCTGCGCGATCAATCAGTCAAGGCCTCCCGCATCGCGGCCGAATCGACGGGTAAGAACGCCCCCTACATCTATCCGCACGACGACCCGGCCGGCGTCGTCCACCAGCAATACTTGCCCGACGAGCTACGTGACACGGTTTATTATGAGCCCCTTGACCGTGGCTACGAGGCCAACATCACGTCCCGGATGGCGCGATTAAAGGCGATTTTGCGCGGGAAGTAA